The following are from one region of the Pseudomonadota bacterium genome:
- the grxC gene encoding glutaredoxin 3, with protein sequence MKIEIYSKGWCPFCQRAKALLERIGLEYTEYNVEAEEGRLEEMLQRADGRRTVPQVFLDDRGIGGYTELYRLEQDGGLSR encoded by the coding sequence GTGAAGATCGAAATCTACAGCAAAGGCTGGTGCCCCTTTTGCCAACGCGCCAAAGCGCTGCTCGAAAGGATCGGCCTGGAATACACGGAGTACAACGTCGAGGCGGAAGAGGGCCGGCTGGAAGAGATGCTCCAGCGGGCGGACGGTCGACGCACGGTGCCACAGGTATTTCTTGATGATCGGGGAATCGGCGGCTACACGGAGCTGTATCGCCTGGAGCAGGACGGCGGACTGAGCCGCTGA
- a CDS encoding peptidylprolyl isomerase — MEIAKNHVVSFHYKLSEDDRLLESSENQAPMVCLIGAGNIIPGLEEAMLGHRSGDSFSVTIPPEKAYGPHQERLMSRISAKHLRVDARKLKPGMVLRIQTRRGPQMMRVIKAGRFMVDLDANHPMAGMTLTFAIDIQDVREATEEEIQRRQAQNPGNADPASE, encoded by the coding sequence TTGGAAATCGCAAAAAACCACGTCGTTTCGTTTCACTACAAGCTCAGTGAAGACGACCGGCTGCTGGAAAGCTCAGAAAATCAGGCGCCAATGGTCTGCCTGATCGGCGCCGGCAACATCATCCCGGGTCTCGAAGAGGCCATGCTGGGTCACCGTAGCGGCGACAGCTTCAGCGTCACCATACCGCCGGAAAAAGCCTACGGTCCGCACCAGGAGCGGCTGATGAGCCGGATCTCCGCGAAGCATCTGCGCGTTGACGCCCGCAAGCTGAAGCCCGGCATGGTGCTGCGCATTCAGACTCGCCGGGGGCCCCAGATGATGCGGGTGATCAAGGCCGGGCGCTTTATGGTTGATCTGGACGCCAACCATCCGATGGCCGGCATGACGCTAACCTTCGCTATCGACATTCAGGATGTGCGGGAGGCGACGGAGGAAGAGATTCAGCGCCGCCAGGCGCAGAACCCCGGCAATGCTGATCCCGCATCGGAG